A single genomic interval of Zunongwangia sp. HGR-M22 harbors:
- a CDS encoding acyl-CoA carboxylase subunit beta: MDINFNKNEDHNKLLVSDLNHHLKRVHLGGGEKRIEKHHAKGKMTARERINFLLDNPEAAIEIGAFAGDGMYKEHGGCPSGGVVVKIGKVSGKQCIIVANDATVKAGAWFPITGKKNLRAQEIAIENRLPIIYLVDSAGVYLPMQDEIFPDKEHFGRIFRNNAVMSSIGITQIAAVMGSCVAGGAYLPIMSDEAIIVEKTGSIFLAGSYLVKAAIGETIDNETLGGATTHTEISGVTDYKAKDDKDALTKIQNIMDKIGDFDTAGFNRKKATQPKLDPKEIFGILPKKRSDQYDMTQIIERLVDDSEFEEYKKGYGETIITGYARIDGWAVGIVANQRKIVKTKKGEMQFGGVIYSDSADKATRFIANCNQKKIPLVFIQDVTGFMVGSKSEHGGIIKDGAKMVNAVSNSVVPKFTIIIGNSYGAGNYAMCGKAYDPRLIVAWPSAELAVMGGTQAAKVLAQIETASLEKKGEKVDAEKEKKVFEEIKSRYDEQTSAYYAAARLWTDAVINPMDTRKWISTGIEAANHAPIEKDFNLGVIQT, encoded by the coding sequence ATGGATATTAACTTCAATAAAAATGAAGATCATAATAAATTATTAGTTTCAGATTTAAACCACCATCTTAAGAGAGTACATCTGGGAGGTGGCGAGAAACGTATAGAAAAACATCATGCCAAAGGAAAAATGACCGCCAGAGAGCGAATCAATTTTTTATTGGATAATCCAGAAGCTGCTATAGAAATAGGTGCTTTTGCAGGCGATGGCATGTATAAAGAACATGGTGGCTGTCCTAGCGGCGGCGTCGTGGTAAAAATAGGCAAGGTTTCTGGCAAACAGTGTATAATTGTTGCAAATGATGCTACTGTAAAAGCAGGTGCCTGGTTTCCGATCACCGGAAAGAAAAATCTAAGAGCTCAGGAAATCGCTATTGAAAATAGACTACCTATTATCTACCTTGTAGATAGCGCCGGGGTTTATTTACCAATGCAGGACGAAATTTTCCCTGATAAAGAACACTTCGGAAGGATCTTTAGAAATAATGCTGTAATGAGTAGCATAGGAATCACTCAAATTGCAGCTGTGATGGGAAGCTGTGTAGCTGGTGGTGCTTATTTACCAATAATGAGTGATGAAGCTATTATTGTTGAGAAAACCGGAAGTATTTTTCTTGCGGGCAGTTATTTAGTAAAAGCAGCTATCGGCGAAACTATCGATAATGAAACTTTAGGAGGCGCAACAACGCATACAGAAATTAGTGGTGTTACCGATTATAAAGCCAAAGACGATAAGGACGCGCTCACCAAGATTCAAAATATTATGGATAAAATTGGCGATTTTGATACCGCTGGTTTTAACCGAAAAAAGGCAACTCAGCCTAAATTAGACCCGAAGGAAATCTTCGGAATTTTACCTAAAAAGCGCTCAGATCAATATGATATGACACAAATCATTGAGCGTTTAGTTGATGACTCTGAATTTGAAGAATATAAAAAAGGTTACGGTGAAACCATCATAACCGGATATGCAAGAATCGATGGATGGGCGGTTGGAATCGTAGCCAATCAGCGTAAGATTGTAAAAACCAAAAAAGGTGAAATGCAATTTGGTGGGGTGATCTATTCTGATTCTGCCGATAAAGCCACTCGTTTTATTGCTAATTGTAACCAGAAGAAAATCCCGTTAGTATTCATTCAGGATGTGACCGGATTTATGGTAGGTAGCAAAAGTGAACATGGCGGCATCATTAAAGATGGTGCAAAGATGGTGAATGCAGTAAGTAATTCCGTAGTGCCAAAATTCACCATTATTATTGGTAATTCTTACGGTGCCGGTAACTATGCGATGTGTGGTAAAGCTTACGACCCAAGATTGATTGTTGCCTGGCCAAGTGCCGAACTTGCCGTAATGGGCGGCACACAGGCCGCAAAGGTATTGGCCCAAATCGAAACCGCTTCTTTAGAGAAAAAAGGAGAAAAGGTAGATGCTGAAAAAGAGAAAAAGGTTTTTGAAGAAATTAAATCCAGATACGACGAGCAAACCTCAGCATATTATGCGGCAGCAAGATTATGGACAGATGCGGTTATTAACCCTATGGATACCCGCAAATGGATCTCGACCGGAATCGAAGCTGCGAATCACGCCCCAATTGAAAAAGATTTTAATTTAGGTGTAATTCAGACTTAA
- a CDS encoding DinB family protein yields MFYHITYTQKDILDYLILDDYNTPKWPEGYWDQKQAPESEQEWQQLKEQFFNERQQLSKYIQDDSNDLDAPVKNSEKHSLLRELLLVIEHNAYHTGQLILLLRLLGDHK; encoded by the coding sequence ATATTTTATCACATTACCTATACGCAAAAAGATATTCTGGATTATCTAATCTTAGATGATTACAATACACCAAAATGGCCAGAAGGCTACTGGGACCAAAAACAAGCACCAGAAAGTGAACAGGAATGGCAGCAGCTAAAAGAGCAGTTTTTTAATGAAAGACAGCAATTGTCGAAATATATTCAGGACGATTCTAACGATTTGGATGCGCCGGTAAAAAATAGCGAAAAGCATTCTTTATTAAGAGAACTACTTTTAGTAATAGAGCATAATGCCTATCATACTGGTCAACTTATTCTTTTACTTCGACTTTTAGGAGATCACAAATAA
- a CDS encoding CAL67264 family membrane protein — protein sequence MGLNKNSIFAWASFIIFLIATAIVLLGVLKYKDHAIGFSVVGIGFFAISWVFNALKGRI from the coding sequence ATGGGATTAAATAAGAACTCCATTTTTGCGTGGGCTTCGTTTATTATTTTTTTGATAGCCACCGCAATTGTACTACTGGGTGTTTTAAAATATAAAGATCATGCGATCGGTTTTTCTGTAGTTGGAATTGGTTTTTTTGCCATTTCATGGGTGTTTAATGCCCTTAAAGGTCGAATTTGA
- a CDS encoding M1 family metallopeptidase has translation MKKVFSTFLFSMLAFAASSQVLSNKEKYTEADTLRGSLRAERAYDALKYHLKLKVDPSEKFIGGSNVITFKTEQKLPTMQIDLFENMNIDSIVFHGKNLEYNRKYNAVFVEFEEALDKNTTDSLEFFYSGHPIVAKNAPWDGGFVWSEDEDGNPWVGVAVQGTGASLWYPNKDHQSDEPESVQLDIAVPNGLMNVSNGRMIGKKDLGNGYTEWSWKTVNPINNYDVMINIANYEHFSDKFQDLTLDYYVLPYNLDKAKKQFKEVQNMMECFYSKMGPYPFIEDGYKLVETPYLGMEHQSAVAYGNKYMKGYLGRDLSGTGIGLKWDYIIIHESGHEWYGNSITAKDIADMWIHEGFTTYTESIYTECRWGKEAALKYIKGQRANIQNRATIIGDYGVNAEGSGDMYFKGSNLLNTIRSIYDDDKLWWNTFRDYTATYRHKIIETQTVEDFFNKPIKTDLQPVFDQYLRHSRIPELQFKKDGKTFAYRWRADVEGFNMPVDVFIDGKETRLKPTLKWKKLDKKVSSEDAIKLNDLEFYVNVKFES, from the coding sequence ATGAAAAAAGTTTTTTCCACATTTTTATTTTCAATGCTTGCTTTTGCAGCTTCCTCACAAGTGCTAAGCAACAAAGAAAAATATACTGAAGCTGATACACTGCGCGGCTCTTTAAGAGCAGAACGTGCGTATGATGCTTTAAAATATCATCTAAAATTAAAGGTAGATCCTTCAGAAAAATTTATTGGTGGTAGTAACGTAATCACCTTTAAAACGGAACAAAAACTACCAACAATGCAAATCGATCTATTTGAAAATATGAATATCGATTCGATTGTTTTCCACGGAAAAAACCTTGAATACAACAGAAAATACAATGCTGTTTTTGTGGAATTTGAAGAAGCTTTGGATAAAAATACTACCGATTCTTTAGAATTTTTCTATTCTGGGCATCCAATTGTAGCTAAAAATGCCCCATGGGACGGTGGTTTTGTTTGGAGTGAAGACGAAGATGGAAATCCCTGGGTTGGTGTTGCTGTGCAGGGCACCGGTGCCAGTCTTTGGTATCCTAACAAAGATCACCAAAGCGATGAACCAGAAAGTGTTCAGTTAGATATTGCAGTGCCAAACGGACTAATGAATGTCTCTAACGGAAGAATGATCGGTAAAAAGGATTTAGGTAATGGTTATACCGAGTGGAGTTGGAAAACTGTGAATCCAATAAACAATTACGATGTGATGATTAACATCGCTAACTACGAGCATTTTTCAGATAAATTCCAAGACCTAACTCTAGATTATTATGTACTTCCTTACAATCTTGATAAGGCCAAAAAACAATTCAAAGAAGTTCAGAATATGATGGAATGCTTCTACAGTAAAATGGGACCTTATCCGTTTATAGAAGATGGCTATAAGTTGGTGGAAACTCCGTATTTAGGAATGGAACACCAGAGTGCAGTTGCTTACGGTAATAAATATATGAAAGGTTACCTGGGCAGAGATTTATCTGGAACCGGAATTGGTTTAAAATGGGATTATATCATAATTCACGAATCTGGACACGAATGGTATGGGAATAGTATCACCGCCAAGGACATCGCAGATATGTGGATTCACGAAGGATTTACTACTTATACTGAATCGATTTATACTGAATGCAGATGGGGAAAAGAAGCAGCTTTAAAATATATAAAAGGACAACGCGCTAATATTCAAAATAGAGCGACCATTATAGGAGATTACGGCGTGAATGCTGAAGGTTCTGGTGATATGTATTTTAAAGGATCTAATTTACTAAATACCATTAGAAGCATTTATGACGATGATAAGCTTTGGTGGAATACCTTTAGAGATTACACCGCAACTTACAGGCACAAAATAATTGAAACTCAAACGGTAGAAGATTTTTTCAACAAACCTATCAAAACCGATTTACAACCTGTTTTCGATCAATATTTAAGACATAGCAGAATTCCGGAGCTGCAATTCAAAAAAGACGGTAAAACTTTCGCTTATCGCTGGAGAGCAGATGTTGAAGGATTTAATATGCCAGTAGATGTTTTTATCGACGGAAAAGAAACTCGCCTGAAACCAACTTTAAAATGGAAAAAATTAGATAAAAAAGTTTCTAGCGAAGATGCTATAAAATTAAATGATTTAGAATTTTACGTGAATGTAAAGTTTGAATCATAA
- a CDS encoding antibiotic biosynthesis monooxygenase family protein produces the protein MKKPYYVIVSFEIDPKQFSNLIELIKSFFEKEVSTCPGFISSRILSNEDQNKVVNYATWESKEKFEKFANEVAATSKISLEIAEFNPIRETFYEYEYLAKSE, from the coding sequence ATGAAAAAACCATATTATGTGATTGTTAGTTTCGAGATCGATCCTAAACAATTTTCAAATCTCATTGAATTAATAAAATCTTTTTTTGAAAAAGAAGTTAGTACATGTCCTGGTTTTATTTCTTCACGCATTCTTAGTAATGAAGACCAAAATAAGGTTGTAAATTACGCTACATGGGAGAGCAAAGAAAAATTTGAAAAATTTGCTAATGAAGTGGCTGCCACCTCGAAAATATCTCTTGAAATTGCCGAATTTAATCCTATAAGAGAAACTTTTTATGAATATGAATATTTAGCAAAGTCAGAGTAG